The following proteins are co-located in the Gloeocapsa sp. PCC 7428 genome:
- a CDS encoding SDR family oxidoreductase, with translation MSQKVAIVTAASRGIGAGCARELAAQGYAVSLLARSPSIHDLAQELGGIAMQGSMSNLQDLEQLVQTTLNQFGRIDAVVNSFGDPPRLDLLEISDEMWLENFEMLFLSVVRLARFVTEPMRQQGGGAIVNISACDSQEPDLGTPFSGTLRAAMEGFTKLYAKRYRSDRIRMNSVAPFFVADNLEELAGWNVPHDLMWSRPATYAELAKVVAFLICDDAKFISGTTLKVDEARSAAI, from the coding sequence ATGAGTCAAAAGGTTGCGATCGTAACAGCCGCCAGTCGCGGTATTGGTGCAGGTTGTGCGCGCGAGTTGGCGGCACAGGGATATGCAGTTTCACTGTTGGCGCGATCGCCGAGTATTCATGATTTGGCGCAGGAACTCGGCGGAATTGCCATGCAAGGATCGATGTCAAATCTACAGGATTTAGAACAGTTGGTGCAAACCACGTTAAATCAATTTGGGCGGATTGATGCTGTAGTGAATAGCTTTGGCGATCCACCTCGATTGGATTTATTAGAAATTTCCGACGAGATGTGGTTAGAGAACTTTGAGATGTTGTTTTTGAGCGTGGTGCGGTTAGCACGATTTGTTACAGAACCGATGCGTCAACAAGGAGGCGGGGCGATCGTCAATATTTCTGCGTGTGATTCGCAAGAGCCAGACTTGGGAACTCCCTTTAGTGGTACGCTCCGAGCAGCAATGGAAGGCTTTACGAAGCTTTATGCTAAGCGGTATCGCAGCGATCGCATTCGCATGAACTCAGTAGCTCCATTTTTTGTAGCGGACAACCTCGAAGAACTTGCAGGCTGGAATGTCCCTCACGATCTCATGTGGAGTCGTCCAGCTACTTATGCTGAACTTGCGAAAGTTGTCGCTTTTCTCATTTGTGATGATGCCAAGTTTATTAGTGGCACAACATTGAAAGTTGATGAAGCGCGATCAGCGGCGATTTGA
- a CDS encoding type II toxin-antitoxin system RelE/ParE family toxin, giving the protein MRVFKNSWFQRFAKKEGITDEVLLEAVTRAEQGLIDADLGGGVIKQRIAKQGKGKSSGYRSIIIFKKGDKAFFVFGFPKNQRQNISEEELAAFKKLAKEVFKLSDELIVAAIANGTWIEVSIDE; this is encoded by the coding sequence TTGCGCGTCTTTAAGAACTCATGGTTTCAACGCTTTGCTAAGAAGGAGGGAATAACTGATGAAGTGCTGTTAGAGGCAGTTACCAGAGCAGAGCAAGGATTGATAGATGCTGATCTAGGTGGTGGAGTTATAAAACAGCGCATCGCAAAACAAGGGAAAGGTAAGTCTAGCGGATATAGAAGCATAATTATCTTTAAAAAAGGAGACAAAGCTTTTTTTGTTTTCGGTTTCCCTAAAAATCAGCGACAGAATATCTCGGAAGAAGAACTTGCAGCTTTTAAAAAACTCGCTAAAGAGGTTTTCAAATTATCAGATGAACTTATTGTAGCAGCAATAGCTAATGGTACTTGGATAGAGGTGTCAATAGATGAGTAA
- a CDS encoding substrate binding domain-containing protein, with product MLCTAPSYLKTYGMPATPVDLIQHNCLRYLFNGQRLSWEFLIDGVWQTVRVSGSFNSDNGGALKNAALAGLGITRLLGFQVREEIKTQQLIALFPEQLPSGLIVQAVFTHQRHLSPRVQVFLEFLTKYCASFQLA from the coding sequence GTGCTTTGCACAGCACCCAGCTATCTCAAAACGTATGGTATGCCTGCAACTCCAGTAGATTTGATTCAGCATAACTGTTTACGCTATCTCTTCAATGGACAACGACTTTCTTGGGAATTCCTAATCGATGGTGTGTGGCAAACTGTTCGTGTGAGTGGTTCGTTTAATTCTGATAATGGTGGAGCATTGAAAAATGCTGCCTTAGCAGGACTCGGTATCACTCGTCTACTGGGTTTTCAAGTGCGAGAGGAAATTAAGACACAGCAGTTAATTGCACTATTTCCCGAACAACTCCCCTCCGGTTTAATCGTTCAAGCGGTATTCACCCATCAACGTCATCTCTCGCCACGAGTTCAAGTTTTCCTGGAATTTCTTACCAAGTATTGTGCTAGTTTTCAATTAGCGTAA
- a CDS encoding MATE family efflux transporter codes for MTVMQMPKHIHTEVREFLKLAIPLASAQVAQSATGFADTVMMGRMGAEVLAAGGLAALIFLSIMTTASGVVMGVSPLIAEAFGAGKKTRIEQVARQGLWLALLVALPLMIFTAHLDTWLSYSGQTAKNVQLVNTYLDIMLWGLFPAVGFAALRATVSALSQARPVMMIVVTGTTFNIIGNYVLGFGKFGFPRMGLAGLGVASVIALWGMFFALALYVFKNQNLRKYRIFQELHRVRLRILWELTWVGVPIGLFSGLEIGFFLVVTFWMGTLGTEVLAAHQVVFQTIVVVFMVPLGISYATTVRVGQWLGRRSRIGIQQAAWVSMGMTTVFMVGVSIAFLLFPKQIVGIYLDVQNPENAAIVAIALPLLIIAAIAQVLDGFQKAVYGSLQGLQDTQIPMLLNVLGYWGIGLSVGYGLGFWFNLGSIGLWIGQSVAIATVAGLFTWRFHKLIARQTLN; via the coding sequence ATGACTGTTATGCAGATGCCAAAGCATATTCATACTGAAGTGCGCGAGTTTCTAAAGTTAGCGATTCCCCTTGCTAGCGCTCAAGTTGCCCAATCTGCTACAGGCTTTGCAGATACCGTGATGATGGGCAGAATGGGAGCCGAAGTATTAGCCGCAGGGGGACTTGCAGCACTTATCTTTCTCTCGATTATGACCACGGCGAGTGGCGTTGTGATGGGCGTAAGCCCACTCATTGCCGAAGCCTTTGGGGCAGGGAAAAAAACGCGCATCGAGCAAGTAGCCCGTCAAGGGCTGTGGTTAGCGCTGTTGGTTGCACTACCGTTGATGATCTTTACTGCACATCTTGATACCTGGCTCAGCTATAGCGGGCAGACGGCAAAAAATGTACAACTTGTCAATACCTATTTAGATATTATGCTGTGGGGTTTATTTCCCGCAGTAGGATTTGCGGCGCTACGTGCTACAGTTTCCGCGCTTTCGCAGGCGCGTCCAGTGATGATGATTGTGGTGACTGGAACGACTTTTAATATTATCGGGAATTATGTCTTAGGATTTGGTAAATTTGGTTTTCCTCGAATGGGGCTTGCTGGATTGGGAGTCGCGAGTGTCATAGCGCTATGGGGAATGTTCTTTGCATTAGCACTGTATGTCTTTAAAAATCAAAATTTGAGGAAATATCGCATTTTTCAAGAACTTCACCGCGTGAGATTACGTATTCTCTGGGAATTAACTTGGGTAGGCGTACCCATTGGATTATTTTCTGGTTTAGAAATCGGATTTTTTCTGGTGGTTACTTTCTGGATGGGAACATTAGGCACAGAAGTATTAGCAGCACATCAGGTTGTCTTTCAAACGATCGTTGTCGTGTTTATGGTGCCATTGGGAATCTCTTACGCAACCACAGTGCGCGTTGGGCAATGGTTAGGGCGGCGATCGCGCATCGGTATCCAGCAAGCTGCTTGGGTAAGTATGGGTATGACGACAGTCTTCATGGTGGGTGTTTCAATCGCCTTTTTGTTGTTTCCAAAACAGATCGTTGGCATTTATCTCGATGTTCAAAATCCAGAAAATGCCGCAATTGTTGCCATTGCTTTACCGCTACTCATTATTGCGGCGATCGCCCAAGTCTTAGATGGTTTTCAAAAGGCGGTGTACGGTTCGTTACAAGGACTTCAAGATACGCAAATTCCGATGTTGCTCAATGTCCTGGGCTATTGGGGTATTGGTTTGTCGGTGGGTTATGGACTCGGCTTTTGGTTCAACTTGGGCAGTATTGGATTGTGGATTGGACAATCGGTTGCGATCGCAACTGTTGCAGGATTATTCACCTGGCGATTTCATAAACTAATCGCACGCCAAACGTTGAATTAG
- a CDS encoding LysR family transcriptional regulator, which yields MLNVFNQLPELIAFVESVECHSFSAAARSLNTTPSAISKRVAKLEDRLGVRLLQRTTRSLNLTVEGTAYYERVSRLLRELNEANDLVISGGKPRGKLNSRIQ from the coding sequence ATGCTGAATGTTTTTAACCAACTGCCAGAATTAATCGCCTTTGTGGAAAGTGTCGAGTGTCATAGTTTCAGCGCAGCCGCGCGATCGCTCAACACAACTCCTTCTGCAATTAGTAAACGAGTTGCAAAACTAGAAGATCGCCTAGGAGTACGATTATTGCAACGAACAACGCGATCGCTCAATTTAACAGTAGAGGGAACCGCCTATTACGAGCGTGTATCGCGTTTGCTGCGAGAACTCAATGAAGCAAATGATTTAGTCATTTCCGGTGGAAAGCCACGCGGTAAGCTGAATTCACGAATTCAGTAA
- a CDS encoding SDR family oxidoreductase, which produces MNVFLTGATGYIGSVVAEKLQAAGHTVVGLARNETTAEKLAKRNIKPFIGDLQHPESLVTAAKQTDGVIHTAFIHDFDDWAGAVQTDCRVIAAFTQGLAGSGKPLIATSDTSVLGDTGAEIADENYAIATNFFLAERAKAEAAVINASKQNIRGVVLRLPLYIYGRDGGTSYIPMRVQEAQESGVAYYIAPGEHQVSAVDVDDVAQLYVLALEKAPAGSIYHAATESGISEKAIAQRIGDVVGCQVKGISLEQATQHWGRGIAAFFSINNQTSADKAIQLGWQPQARFSLLEDITRRQP; this is translated from the coding sequence ATGAATGTATTTCTAACTGGTGCTACAGGCTACATAGGGAGTGTTGTTGCCGAAAAACTCCAAGCCGCAGGACATACCGTTGTGGGATTAGCAAGAAACGAAACGACTGCCGAAAAACTCGCAAAGCGAAATATCAAGCCTTTTATCGGCGATTTACAACATCCAGAATCACTCGTAACTGCTGCAAAACAAACTGATGGCGTGATTCATACCGCATTCATTCATGATTTTGATGATTGGGCTGGCGCAGTGCAAACCGATTGTCGAGTCATCGCCGCCTTCACTCAGGGTTTAGCAGGTTCAGGTAAACCTTTGATTGCCACGTCTGATACTAGCGTACTCGGTGACACAGGTGCAGAAATTGCCGATGAAAACTATGCAATTGCCACAAACTTCTTTCTCGCAGAACGCGCCAAAGCTGAAGCCGCAGTCATCAACGCTAGCAAGCAGAATATTCGCGGTGTTGTCTTGCGTCTACCACTTTACATTTACGGGCGTGACGGTGGTACGAGTTACATTCCAATGCGCGTACAAGAAGCACAAGAAAGTGGCGTTGCTTACTATATTGCACCAGGCGAACATCAAGTCTCTGCGGTCGATGTTGATGATGTTGCCCAATTGTATGTCCTAGCTTTAGAAAAAGCACCTGCGGGTTCAATTTATCACGCAGCGACCGAATCAGGAATTTCCGAAAAAGCGATCGCTCAAAGAATCGGCGATGTTGTCGGTTGCCAAGTTAAAGGAATTTCTTTAGAACAAGCAACTCAACATTGGGGACGTGGAATTGCGGCTTTCTTCTCAATTAATAATCAAACATCGGCAGATAAAGCAATACAACTCGGTTGGCAACCACAAGCCAGATTTTCTTTATTAGAGGATATTACACGTCGTCAGCCGTAG
- a CDS encoding DNA-binding transcriptional regulator, which translates to MSKKFKIKNNKSSKRYRSEAFAAIHETAQGLYEVGAIDKQTMREFDESCLTPIEEISPERIKEIRERENVSQPVFARHLNVSKNLVSDWERGVKKPGGPALKLLNLVEKKGLNAIS; encoded by the coding sequence ATGAGTAAGAAATTTAAGATTAAGAATAATAAAAGTAGTAAAAGATACCGTAGTGAAGCTTTTGCAGCTATTCATGAAACTGCACAAGGTTTGTACGAAGTTGGCGCAATAGATAAGCAAACAATGAGAGAGTTTGATGAAAGCTGTCTTACTCCTATTGAAGAAATTAGTCCAGAACGCATTAAAGAGATTAGAGAACGCGAGAATGTGTCACAACCAGTATTTGCAAGACATTTGAATGTCTCTAAAAACCTTGTTTCTGATTGGGAGAGAGGAGTAAAAAAACCTGGAGGCCCTGCACTAAAACTTCTTAATCTTGTTGAAAAAAAAGGATTAAATGCAATTTCTTAA